The Streptococcus mitis genome has a segment encoding these proteins:
- a CDS encoding toxic anion resistance protein → MTEFNFDIDQIANNTVAKVDKTTQIIETNTGSDKTLTFLEKLSPEQQEGIKAHVPQLVDQFVTNQNALLDFGQSAVEGVNNTVNRILSEQKKLQIPQVDDLLKNTNRELQGFVVKYKNAEIAELEEKPNFLQRLFNKSKNTLQEFYFDSKTVEQKLDGMAAAVVKQEDVLARNIVSAEMLIEDNTKSIENLVGVISFIEASQTEAGKRAAELKAQADQLDTSSVEYQTKSQELARMAEVVNTLEQQHTEYVSRLYVAWATTPQMRNLVKVSSDMRQKLGMLRRNTIPTMKLSIAQLGILQQSMKSGVVADAIVNANNAALQMLAETSKEVIPQMERIAQSPTVAVESVTKLAESLVAQNQGIVAAIELGRQKRAQLETTIVKSAEMINDSVKLRDEKIVQALLDQGKAAQKEVQE, encoded by the coding sequence ATGACAGAATTTAATTTTGATATTGACCAGATTGCCAATAATACGGTAGCTAAGGTGGATAAAACAACCCAAATCATCGAGACAAATACTGGCTCAGACAAGACCTTGACCTTCTTAGAAAAGTTGAGTCCTGAGCAGCAAGAAGGAATCAAGGCGCACGTGCCCCAGTTAGTAGACCAATTTGTCACCAATCAAAATGCTCTTTTGGATTTTGGACAATCTGCTGTAGAAGGCGTAAACAATACGGTCAATCGTATCTTGTCAGAACAAAAGAAATTGCAGATTCCCCAAGTGGATGATCTTCTCAAGAATACCAACCGTGAGTTGCAAGGCTTTGTAGTCAAATACAAGAACGCTGAAATTGCTGAGTTAGAAGAAAAGCCAAACTTTTTGCAACGCTTGTTTAACAAGAGCAAGAATACGCTACAAGAATTTTACTTTGACTCAAAAACAGTGGAGCAAAAGCTCGATGGTATGGCTGCCGCAGTGGTCAAGCAAGAAGATGTGCTAGCTCGAAATATCGTCTCTGCTGAGATGTTGATTGAGGACAATACCAAATCCATTGAAAATCTGGTGGGAGTGATTTCCTTTATCGAAGCCAGCCAGACAGAAGCTGGCAAACGCGCTGCCGAACTGAAAGCTCAAGCTGACCAACTCGATACAAGTTCGGTAGAATACCAAACCAAGTCACAAGAATTGGCCCGCATGGCTGAAGTGGTCAATACCCTCGAACAACAGCACACCGAGTATGTCAGCCGTCTCTATGTGGCCTGGGCAACAACACCTCAGATGCGCAATCTGGTGAAGGTGTCATCTGATATGCGCCAAAAATTGGGCATGCTTCGTCGCAATACGATTCCAACAATGAAGCTTTCCATTGCTCAACTTGGTATTTTGCAACAATCCATGAAATCAGGTGTCGTGGCAGATGCCATTGTCAATGCCAATAATGCTGCACTTCAGATGCTAGCTGAAACCAGTAAGGAAGTGATTCCGCAAATGGAACGAATTGCTCAAAGCCCGACAGTCGCTGTCGAATCGGTTACCAAACTGGCTGAAAGTCTGGTCGCTCAAAACCAAGGTATCGTCGCAGCAATTGAATTGGGACGCCAGAAACGTGCCCAACTAGAAACAACCATCGTCAAGTCCGCAGAAATGATCAACGATTCTGTCAAGCTACGCGATGAGAAAATCGTCCAAGCCCTTCTAGATCAAGGCAAGGCCGCCCAGAAAGAAGTACAAGAATAA
- a CDS encoding AbiH family protein: MEKLFIIGNGFDIAHDLKTDYLYFKKFVYQQAYGKDELLESLQSENAIKLYLNRIDEEILLEEIDDYSIPEMQRGPEGEKLYPDDVDLYKLLYLLMGQITETEKFWSDFEAKLADFNKVSIATMDFLDIDDELNGSLMANNANEIGEILAEYIDYSLNKLFKLWIEETYSDWKDRILTKGEESYSKLLNDSVLKNSDALFINFNYTKTLEDLYRIPEKQVFHLHGVIDGGKFIFGHGFDDELSDFNPLDVGAYLEEVVEKLKKPVDNVLSNYNELFERLSSVKEIYFIGFGIRSEQRWVDSPYLKTIFKEAPNADILLDSYYRFGNIVQIKRTLKKLGADKAYKLRLIDTRDNQLL; the protein is encoded by the coding sequence ATGGAAAAATTATTTATTATTGGAAATGGGTTTGATATAGCGCATGATTTAAAGACGGATTATCTATATTTCAAGAAGTTCGTTTATCAGCAAGCCTATGGAAAAGATGAACTGTTAGAGTCGTTGCAAAGTGAAAATGCCATTAAATTATATCTAAATAGAATTGATGAAGAAATATTGCTAGAAGAAATAGACGATTATAGTATTCCTGAAATGCAAAGGGGACCAGAAGGGGAAAAACTATATCCAGATGATGTAGATTTGTATAAGTTATTGTATCTGCTAATGGGTCAAATTACGGAAACTGAGAAATTTTGGTCTGATTTTGAAGCGAAATTAGCAGATTTTAATAAAGTGTCTATTGCTACTATGGATTTTCTGGATATTGATGACGAATTGAATGGTTCTTTGATGGCTAATAATGCAAATGAGATAGGAGAAATTCTAGCTGAATATATAGATTATTCTTTAAATAAATTATTTAAATTGTGGATAGAAGAAACATATTCTGATTGGAAGGATAGAATTCTGACTAAAGGCGAAGAATCGTACTCTAAATTGTTAAATGATAGCGTTTTGAAAAATTCTGATGCATTATTTATCAACTTCAATTATACAAAAACGTTAGAAGATTTATATAGAATTCCTGAAAAGCAAGTTTTTCATTTACATGGAGTTATTGATGGGGGAAAATTTATTTTTGGACATGGTTTTGATGATGAATTAAGTGATTTCAATCCTCTAGATGTAGGAGCATATCTTGAAGAAGTTGTTGAAAAGTTAAAGAAACCAGTTGACAATGTATTGTCTAATTACAATGAACTTTTTGAAAGGTTATCTTCTGTCAAAGAAATTTATTTCATCGGTTTTGGAATTCGTTCAGAACAAAGATGGGTAGACAGTCCATATTTAAAAACAATATTTAAGGAGGCTCCGAATGCAGATATTTTACTTGATAGTTATTACCGATTTGGAAATATAGTACAAATAAAAAGAACTCTGAAAAAATTAGGTGCAGATAAAGCATATAAACTAAGATTGATAGATACAAGGGACAATCAATTGTTATAA
- the rpmF gene encoding 50S ribosomal protein L32 — protein MAVPARRTSKAKKNKRRTHYKVTAPSVNFDETTGDYSRSHRVSLKGYYKGRKIAKAASAE, from the coding sequence ATGGCAGTACCTGCACGTCGCACTTCAAAAGCGAAGAAAAACAAACGTCGCACACACTACAAAGTAACAGCTCCATCTGTAAACTTTGACGAAACTACTGGAGATTACTCACGTTCTCACCGTGTATCACTTAAAGGATACTACAAAGGACGTAAAATCGCTAAAGCTGCATCAGCTGAATAA
- the rpmG gene encoding 50S ribosomal protein L33, whose protein sequence is MRVNITLEHKESGERLYLTSKNKRNTPDRLQLKKYSPKLRKHVVFTEVK, encoded by the coding sequence ATGCGCGTAAATATTACACTTGAACACAAAGAATCTGGTGAACGCTTGTACCTTACTTCTAAAAACAAACGTAACACTCCAGACCGTCTTCAATTGAAGAAATACTCACCAAAACTTCGCAAACACGTTGTGTTTACAGAAGTTAAATAA
- the ilvD gene encoding dihydroxy-acid dehydratase: protein MTELDKRHRSSIYDSMVKSPNRAMLRATGMTDKDFETPIVGVISTWAENTPCNIHLHDFGKLAKEGVKSAGAWPVQFGTITVADGIAMGTPGMRFSLTSRDIIADSIEAAMGGHNVDAFVAIGGCDKNMPGSMIAIANMDIPAIFAYGGTIAPGNLDGKDIDLVSVFEGIGKWNHGDMTAEDVKRLECNACPGPGGCGGMYTANTMATAIEVLGMSLPGSSSHPAESADKKEDIEAAGRAVVKMLELGLKPSDILTREAFEDAITVTMALGGSTNATLHLLAIAHAANVDLSLEDFNTIQERVPHLADLKPSGQYVFQDLYEVGGVPAVMRYLLANGFLHGDRITCTGKTVAENLADFADLAPGQKVIMPLENPKRADGPLIILNGNLAPDGAVAKVSGVKVRRHVGPAKVFDSEEDAIQAVLTDEIVDGDVVVVRFVGPKGGPGMPEMLSLSSMIVGKGQGDKVALLTDGRFSGGTYGLVVGHIAPEAQDGGPIAYLRTGDIVTVDQDTKEISMAVSEEELEKRKAETTLPPLYSRGVLGKYAHIVSSASRGAVTDFWNMDKSGKK from the coding sequence ATGACTGAATTAGATAAACGTCATCGCAGTAGCATTTATGACAGCATGGTTAAATCACCAAACCGTGCCATGCTTCGTGCGACTGGTATGACAGATAAGGACTTTGAAACACCGATTGTGGGAGTAATTTCGACTTGGGCGGAAAATACACCATGTAACATCCACTTGCATGATTTTGGGAAATTAGCTAAAGAAGGTGTAAAATCAGCAGGTGCTTGGCCTGTGCAGTTTGGGACAATTACCGTAGCGGACGGAATTGCTATGGGAACGCCAGGTATGCGTTTCTCTCTAACATCTCGTGATATCATCGCGGACTCAATCGAAGCGGCGATGGGGGGCCACAATGTGGATGCCTTTGTTGCTATCGGTGGCTGTGATAAGAACATGCCTGGTTCTATGATTGCCATTGCCAATATGGATATCCCAGCTATTTTCGCCTATGGTGGAACTATTGCACCGGGAAATCTTGATGGCAAAGACATTGACTTGGTTTCTGTTTTTGAGGGTATCGGAAAATGGAACCACGGTGATATGACGGCTGAGGACGTAAAACGTCTCGAATGTAATGCCTGCCCTGGACCTGGTGGCTGTGGTGGTATGTATACTGCTAATACCATGGCGACTGCTATTGAAGTTCTAGGTATGAGTTTGCCAGGCTCTTCATCTCACCCAGCTGAATCAGCTGACAAGAAAGAAGACATTGAAGCAGCAGGACGTGCTGTTGTTAAGATGTTGGAGCTCGGTCTCAAACCATCAGACATCTTGACTCGTGAAGCCTTTGAAGATGCCATCACTGTAACTATGGCTCTCGGTGGTTCTACAAATGCCACTCTTCACTTGCTTGCCATTGCCCATGCGGCTAATGTTGACTTGTCACTTGAGGACTTCAATACGATCCAAGAACGTGTGCCTCACTTGGCCGACTTGAAGCCATCTGGTCAGTATGTCTTCCAAGACCTCTACGAAGTCGGTGGTGTGCCTGCGGTTATGAGATATCTCTTGGCAAATGGATTCCTTCATGGAGACCGCATCACATGTACTGGTAAGACTGTTGCTGAGAACTTGGCTGATTTTGCAGACCTCGCTCCAGGTCAAAAAGTCATCATGCCACTTGAAAATCCTAAACGTGCAGATGGTCCGCTTATCATCTTGAACGGGAACCTTGCCCCTGATGGAGCGGTTGCTAAAGTATCAGGTGTTAAGGTGCGTCGTCACGTTGGACCAGCTAAGGTCTTTGACTCAGAAGAAGATGCGATTCAGGCTGTTCTGACCGATGAAATCGTTGATGGTGATGTAGTCGTTGTTCGTTTCGTGGGGCCTAAAGGTGGTCCTGGTATGCCTGAGATGCTGTCACTTTCATCAATGATCGTTGGTAAAGGTCAAGGAGACAAGGTTGCCCTCTTGACGGATGGCCGTTTCTCAGGTGGTACTTATGGTCTGGTTGTCGGACATATCGCTCCTGAAGCTCAAGATGGTGGACCGATTGCTTACCTTCGTACAGGCGATATCGTTACAGTTGACCAGGATACCAAAGAAATTTCCATGGCCGTATCCGAAGAAGAACTTGAAAAACGCAAGGCAGAAACAACCTTGCCACCACTTTATAGCCGTGGTGTCCTCGGTAAATATGCCCATATTGTATCATCTGCTTCACGCGGAGCCGTGACAGACTTCTGGAATATGGACAAGTCAGGTAAAAAATAA
- a CDS encoding type I restriction-modification system subunit M, with product MSQTDLSRELYQSLWNAADILRGQMEANEYKSYLLGLIFYKYLSDNILQTVCDNLDETFESFQQAQLLYEENFANADVREDLIEVLNDELGYVIEPSLTFTKLVQSIHEGTFQLESLAQSFRDIEQANEKFENLFEDIDLYAKKLGNTPQKQNKTISEVMKQLNELNVSGHAGDILGDAYEYLIGQFASDSGKKAGEFYTPQAVSHLMTQIVFAGREHQKGMSVYDPTMGSGSLLLNAKRYSKEASTISYYGQELITSTFNLARMNMMLHGVAIENYHLSHHDTLDEDWPTTEPTDFDGVLMNPPYSLKWSADSGFLQDPRFSSYGVLAPKSKADFAFLLHGFYHLKHNGVMAIVLPHGVLFRGAAEQKIRQHLLEEGAIDTVIGLPANIFYNTSIPTTIIILKKNRTNKDVFFIDASKEFEKGKNQNNMTEDHIAKILETYQKRENVEKFAHLASFEEIVENDYNLNIPRYVDTFEEEPIVPLADLADQLAEIDKEIGEVEARLAHMRSQLVGTTPEAQAELTAYLEKLNEI from the coding sequence ATGTCACAAACAGATTTATCAAGAGAACTCTACCAATCCCTCTGGAATGCAGCGGATATCCTGCGTGGCCAGATGGAAGCCAATGAATACAAGTCCTACCTCTTGGGCTTGATTTTCTACAAGTACCTATCCGACAACATCCTCCAAACCGTCTGTGATAACTTGGACGAGACCTTTGAGTCCTTCCAGCAAGCCCAGCTTCTCTATGAGGAAAATTTTGCGAATGCGGATGTCCGTGAAGACCTCATCGAGGTCTTAAATGACGAGTTGGGCTATGTGATTGAACCTTCTCTAACCTTTACCAAGCTGGTTCAGTCTATCCACGAAGGAACCTTCCAGCTAGAGTCTCTAGCCCAAAGTTTCCGTGATATCGAGCAGGCCAATGAAAAATTTGAAAATCTTTTCGAAGATATTGACCTCTATGCGAAAAAGCTAGGCAACACCCCACAAAAGCAAAACAAGACCATCTCTGAGGTTATGAAACAGCTCAACGAACTCAATGTGTCTGGTCATGCTGGTGATATCTTGGGTGATGCTTATGAGTACTTGATTGGCCAGTTTGCCAGCGATTCTGGGAAAAAAGCTGGAGAGTTTTATACACCTCAAGCAGTTTCTCACCTCATGACTCAGATTGTCTTTGCAGGGCGGGAGCATCAAAAGGGCATGTCGGTTTACGACCCGACCATGGGTTCTGGTTCTCTCTTGCTCAATGCCAAGCGCTATAGTAAGGAAGCTTCGACAATTTCTTACTACGGTCAGGAGTTGATTACTTCGACCTTCAACCTTGCACGCATGAATATGATGCTTCATGGAGTTGCGATTGAGAACTATCACCTCAGCCACCACGATACCCTAGACGAAGATTGGCCGACTACGGAGCCGACAGACTTTGATGGGGTTTTGATGAACCCACCCTATTCACTGAAGTGGTCAGCAGATAGTGGCTTCCTGCAAGATCCTCGCTTTTCAAGTTATGGAGTTCTGGCGCCTAAGTCCAAAGCGGATTTTGCCTTCCTCCTTCACGGTTTTTACCATCTTAAGCATAATGGTGTCATGGCTATCGTCCTCCCTCACGGAGTCCTCTTCCGAGGAGCAGCCGAGCAAAAGATTCGCCAGCACCTATTAGAAGAAGGCGCTATTGACACAGTTATCGGCTTGCCAGCAAATATCTTTTACAACACCTCTATCCCGACAACCATTATTATCCTTAAAAAGAATCGCACTAACAAGGATGTCTTCTTTATCGATGCCTCAAAAGAGTTTGAAAAAGGGAAAAATCAAAACAATATGACCGAAGACCATATTGCCAAGATTTTGGAGACCTATCAAAAACGCGAGAATGTCGAGAAGTTTGCTCATCTAGCCAGCTTTGAAGAGATTGTCGAAAATGACTACAACCTCAACATTCCACGCTATGTCGATACCTTTGAGGAAGAACCCATTGTTCCCCTCGCCGACCTCGCAGACCAGCTCGCAGAGATTGATAAAGAAATTGGAGAGGTAGAAGCCAGACTCGCACATATGCGCAGCCAGCTAGTAGGTACAACGCCAGAAGCCCAAGCAGAATTAACCGCCTATCTCGAAAAATTGAATGAGATTTAG
- a CDS encoding type I restriction endonuclease subunit R has product MNMAYTLSKELEQELIVSAPELQPSYAAIVEYLEAINQKEASGSNSQELQNQLTIQLRRLEDLVQGYIQIKKNPHHYLDADKDLTAAYQAIKGTEQDLLKKLQHLNQAALQDFHISQRLSPKDETAIPVAGKAKTKQELAIERDLINQLTKGESQWVYRPELNTEDLLWGNFFAKLEANNVRILQDHPLTNSEKNQIKNQLNFVNFYEAAKWIAGENGIAKVQVQREDASLGTIRLEVLWRNNVAGGKSSYEVVNQVITGGEGIRQRRGDVTLLINGLPMIQIELKSRSHPYMDAFRQIKKYDQEGQFRGIFSSLQMFVVSNVTDTRYIAAAKANKLNERFLTKWVDSENRPQPQLFDFAESVLSIPRAHEMVMQYSVIDDDKKALILLRPYQVHAIEAIREASRKRQSGYIWHTTGSGKTLTSYKVSRNLLQIPSIEKTIFVIDRTDLDQQTTSSFQSYAENDMIDIDETDDTQELVKNLASDDRRVVVTTIQKINAMIRQFDEGRHQKVYNRIKQLKLAFVVDECHRAVTPERQRHLEHFFTNSLWYGFTGTPIFTENKREQKGDLAQTTEEQYGDCLHQYTVKEAIHDKAVLGFNVEYQTTMPGWAEDEIDEERYDDEGHMLAVLDAILNRSRRKLGFQNGVGKTYEAILTVKSIARAQAYYNLIKQVKNGEKSLSISENVKKVLPDFPKVAITYSVTENEADSYINQAYMEESLEDYNAMFGTHFSLATIASYNSDLNDRLARKKERFAFREEQLDLVIVVDRLLTGFDAPCLSTLFMDRQPMKPQHIIQSFSRTNRLFDEGKKFGQIVTFQTPDRFKEKVDEALSLYSNGGETSVLAPEWQEEKAKFLEKVHQLLAIAPSPEQVPDLDTATDAELKRFAKAFQEFDKLLSSIQVYSDYDEKVILREIGLSLEDIENFAGQYQNVIEELRRRRKEDQEDEGVLLDIEYELESIRTDEINYHYILSLIQALIENRENLIGKKEKSLVDNYIEDLNKSNPKLSSLISKLWQNVQSDAKSYQGQSIIHKLEEMIELTTQKKIRETADYWQIGEDELQFVVDNYRIGRDKQNGEKAITESQDYLAYKEAHGDKALPKLKYKKALKEDYMRMISEDILPLRGR; this is encoded by the coding sequence ATGAACATGGCTTACACCTTATCAAAAGAATTAGAACAAGAGCTCATCGTTTCAGCACCTGAGTTACAGCCTAGTTATGCTGCCATCGTAGAATACCTAGAAGCTATCAACCAGAAAGAAGCATCTGGAAGCAATTCTCAGGAACTCCAGAACCAGCTTACTATTCAGCTGAGACGTTTAGAAGATTTGGTGCAGGGCTATATCCAAATAAAGAAGAACCCACATCACTACCTAGATGCAGATAAAGACCTGACGGCAGCCTATCAAGCCATAAAAGGGACGGAGCAAGATCTTCTCAAAAAATTGCAACATCTCAATCAAGCAGCCTTGCAGGATTTTCATATCAGCCAGAGACTCTCTCCCAAAGATGAGACTGCTATCCCTGTAGCAGGTAAAGCCAAAACCAAACAGGAATTGGCTATCGAGCGGGATTTAATTAACCAGCTGACAAAGGGAGAAAGTCAATGGGTGTATCGGCCTGAGTTAAACACAGAAGATCTCCTATGGGGAAACTTTTTTGCCAAGCTGGAAGCCAATAATGTCCGCATTTTGCAAGACCATCCCCTTACAAATTCAGAGAAAAATCAAATCAAAAACCAGCTCAATTTCGTCAACTTTTATGAAGCAGCCAAGTGGATAGCAGGGGAAAACGGTATTGCCAAGGTGCAGGTTCAACGTGAAGATGCCAGTCTAGGCACCATTCGCTTGGAAGTCTTGTGGAGAAACAATGTCGCTGGTGGCAAATCCAGCTATGAGGTTGTCAACCAAGTCATCACAGGCGGAGAAGGGATTCGCCAGCGCCGTGGGGATGTGACTTTGCTGATCAATGGTCTACCCATGATTCAAATTGAACTAAAAAGCCGTTCTCATCCTTATATGGATGCCTTCCGTCAGATTAAGAAATACGACCAAGAAGGACAGTTCAGAGGCATTTTTTCAAGTCTTCAGATGTTTGTCGTCTCTAATGTCACAGACACTCGCTACATCGCAGCTGCCAAAGCCAACAAGCTAAATGAACGCTTCTTGACCAAGTGGGTGGATAGTGAAAATAGACCTCAACCTCAACTATTTGACTTTGCTGAGTCTGTCTTGTCCATACCGAGAGCCCACGAGATGGTCATGCAGTATTCTGTCATCGATGACGACAAGAAGGCCTTGATTTTATTGCGTCCCTATCAGGTTCATGCCATTGAAGCCATCCGTGAAGCCAGTCGCAAGCGCCAATCAGGCTATATTTGGCATACGACTGGTTCAGGAAAAACCCTGACCTCCTATAAGGTTTCGCGCAATCTGCTCCAGATACCATCCATTGAGAAGACAATCTTTGTGATTGATAGGACAGACCTCGACCAGCAGACGACCAGTTCTTTTCAGTCTTACGCAGAGAACGATATGATCGATATCGACGAGACCGATGACACACAGGAATTGGTTAAAAATCTGGCTTCTGATGACCGCCGTGTCGTTGTGACGACCATCCAGAAAATCAATGCCATGATTCGTCAGTTTGATGAAGGCCGTCACCAAAAGGTCTACAATCGTATCAAACAACTCAAACTAGCCTTTGTCGTTGATGAATGCCATCGCGCAGTGACTCCTGAACGCCAGCGCCACCTAGAGCATTTCTTTACAAATTCTCTCTGGTATGGGTTTACAGGAACTCCTATCTTTACGGAAAATAAACGTGAACAAAAAGGAGACCTTGCTCAAACGACCGAAGAGCAGTACGGTGATTGCCTCCACCAATATACCGTCAAAGAAGCCATCCATGACAAGGCGGTTCTTGGTTTTAATGTGGAGTATCAGACAACCATGCCTGGTTGGGCAGAAGATGAGATTGACGAGGAGCGTTATGATGACGAAGGCCACATGCTTGCCGTTTTAGATGCTATTCTCAATCGCTCAAGACGCAAACTCGGTTTCCAAAATGGGGTAGGAAAAACCTATGAAGCCATTTTGACCGTTAAAAGCATTGCCCGTGCACAGGCCTATTATAACCTGATTAAGCAAGTCAAAAATGGCGAGAAGTCTCTAAGCATCTCGGAAAATGTTAAAAAGGTCTTGCCAGACTTTCCTAAGGTTGCCATTACCTATTCTGTGACAGAAAATGAAGCAGACTCCTATATCAACCAAGCCTACATGGAGGAGAGTTTAGAAGACTACAATGCTATGTTTGGCACCCACTTTAGCCTAGCAACCATTGCTTCCTACAATAGTGACCTCAACGACCGCTTGGCTCGTAAGAAAGAACGCTTTGCCTTCCGTGAAGAACAATTGGACCTGGTTATCGTGGTGGACCGCTTGTTGACGGGCTTTGATGCCCCTTGCCTATCGACCCTGTTCATGGATCGTCAGCCAATGAAACCCCAGCATATCATTCAGTCCTTTTCACGAACCAATCGCCTTTTTGATGAAGGCAAGAAATTCGGCCAAATCGTCACCTTCCAAACGCCTGACCGCTTTAAAGAAAAGGTGGATGAAGCTCTGAGCCTCTACTCAAATGGGGGTGAAACTAGTGTCTTAGCCCCAGAATGGCAGGAGGAGAAGGCCAAGTTCCTGGAAAAGGTTCATCAACTACTGGCTATCGCTCCAAGTCCAGAGCAGGTGCCTGATTTGGATACAGCGACAGATGCAGAATTAAAACGCTTTGCCAAGGCCTTTCAAGAATTTGACAAGCTCCTATCCTCTATACAAGTCTATTCGGACTATGATGAGAAAGTCATCCTCAGAGAGATTGGCCTCAGCCTAGAAGACATTGAGAACTTTGCCGGCCAATATCAAAATGTCATCGAAGAGCTCCGCAGACGCAGAAAAGAAGACCAAGAAGATGAAGGTGTCCTACTGGATATCGAGTATGAGCTCGAATCCATCCGCACCGATGAGATAAACTATCACTATATCCTCTCTCTCATCCAAGCGTTGATTGAAAATCGGGAAAACCTTATCGGTAAAAAGGAAAAGAGTCTGGTAGATAACTATATCGAAGATTTGAACAAATCCAATCCCAAGTTATCCAGCCTCATCTCCAAACTCTGGCAGAATGTCCAATCAGATGCCAAGAGCTATCAGGGACAGTCTATCATCCATAAGTTGGAAGAGATGATTGAGCTAACAACCCAGAAAAAGATTCGTGAAACGGCAGATTATTGGCAGATAGGGGAGGATGAGCTCCAGTTCGTAGTGGACAACTATCGCATTGGACGAGACAAGCAAAATGGTGAAAAAGCCATCACCGAGTCTCAAGACTATCTGGCTTATAAGGAAGCCCACGGAGACAAGGCACTACCAAAACTCAAATACAAAAAAGCCCTCAAAGAGGACTATATGCGCATGATTTCAGAGGATATCTTACCCTTAAGGGGGAGATAA
- a CDS encoding restriction endonuclease subunit S: MTKQPSYRFVGFEDEWKEKYLYEVLKVSKDRNVDLAYDKNQVLSVSREAGVVNQIEYQGRSFAGADLSNYKIVNKENLIYTKSPLKGAPYGIFQISYTTGIVSPLYAVFKSTKQIFAPFVGLSLTDDNKASKYLSPIVTKGAKNTINITDEGSLQGKLLFPSILEQTIMHTFFQDIDQLISIQQRKLEVLKEQKKTYLKLLFPAKGQTKPDLRFAGFEDEWKEKYLYEVLKVSKDRNVDLAYDKNQVLSVSREAGVVNQIEYQGRSFAGADLSNYKIVNKENLIYTKSPLKGAPYGIFQISYTTGIVSPLYAVFKSTKQIFAPFVGLSLMDDNKASKYLSPIVTKGAKNTINITDEGSLQGKLLFPSMEEQRIIHTFFQDLDKSIAKQEEKVNQLKESKQTLLRKMFI; the protein is encoded by the coding sequence ATGACAAAACAACCAAGCTATCGATTTGTGGGATTTGAAGATGAGTGGAAGGAAAAGTATTTGTATGAAGTTTTAAAAGTTTCTAAAGATAGAAATGTGGATTTAGCATATGATAAAAATCAAGTATTGTCTGTATCACGTGAAGCAGGCGTGGTTAATCAAATCGAATATCAAGGAAGATCATTTGCTGGAGCAGATTTATCTAACTATAAAATAGTAAATAAAGAAAACTTAATTTATACAAAGAGTCCATTAAAAGGCGCTCCTTATGGAATTTTCCAGATATCATATACTACAGGGATAGTATCTCCGTTATACGCTGTATTCAAATCTACAAAACAAATTTTTGCCCCATTTGTTGGTTTATCACTTACGGATGATAATAAAGCTTCTAAGTATTTATCTCCTATTGTTACAAAAGGAGCCAAGAACACTATTAATATAACGGATGAAGGTAGTCTTCAAGGTAAATTACTATTTCCTAGTATCTTGGAACAAACGATAATGCATACTTTCTTCCAAGATATTGACCAGCTCATTAGCATTCAACAGCGTAAGTTAGAGGTGCTCAAGGAGCAGAAGAAAACCTACCTCAAACTCCTCTTCCCAGCCAAAGGACAAACTAAACCAGACCTTCGTTTTGCAGGATTTGAAGATGAGTGGAAGGAAAAGTATTTGTATGAAGTTTTAAAAGTTTCTAAAGATAGAAATGTGGATTTAGCATATGATAAAAATCAAGTATTGTCTGTATCACGTGAAGCAGGCGTGGTTAATCAAATCGAATATCAAGGAAGATCATTTGCTGGAGCAGATTTATCTAACTATAAAATAGTAAATAAAGAAAACTTAATTTATACAAAGAGTCCATTAAAAGGCGCTCCTTATGGAATTTTCCAGATATCATATACTACAGGGATAGTATCTCCGTTATACGCTGTATTCAAATCTACAAAACAAATTTTTGCTCCATTTGTTGGCTTATCACTTATGGATGATAATAAAGCTTCTAAGTATTTATCTCCTATTGTTACAAAAGGAGCCAAGAATACTATTAATATAACGGATGAAGGTAGCCTTCAAGGTAAATTACTATTTCCTAGTATGGAGGAGCAAAGGATAATACATACTTTTTTCCAAGATCTAGACAAGTCTATTGCCAAACAAGAGGAAAAAGTCAACCAACTCAAAGAAAGCAAACAAACCCTACTCAGAAAAATGTTTATATAA